The following nucleotide sequence is from Chelmon rostratus isolate fCheRos1 chromosome 11, fCheRos1.pri, whole genome shotgun sequence.
GTATTAATACAGATGATCATTGCAATTAATGGTTAAACCAGCAGAAcactgattttcaaaataataaaactattAATATGCTGTCAGGGCAAACCTAATAAGTTTTGGGACTCAAATTAGCTTTTTTTGGCTTTAATAGTTTATTTGCCGTAATAACCAGTACAGCACCATAATTAATGACATTAGGCTTGCTAAAATTCTGACCAATGCTCACCATGTTCACTGAGGATTGCTTTTTTTACCTCAcctcactttttttcccctctttctacaaagttgttgttttgcacTCAGAAAAGAGATGTAAAAAAACCTTACAAGTGACTGATTTTTGAACAAGTATCTGATTTTCGAACAGCTAAAAACATGAAGGACTCTGTATCTTTGTGCAtcagagtgaaatatttgaTGTGCCTTCTCATTACTACTGAAACTGTGgcaacagcaggaaacacaggcTCAAGATATTCCCACAACATACCTGGACACTTTGTCTGGCTGATGCAATACTTGTCCGTGGACTGGAAAGAGTGCAGACTACCTGGAGTGCCGTGCCAGCCATGTGGTCTGCGACTACAAATCATTATTCAAAGATAACACGGCTCGGGAATCAAGGCCCTCGCCACTCGCACTGCTGTGCCAGATTGCTGCGCTGAGGGTCTATTCAGCTCGGCACAATTAAAGGATTTCTTGGCGCTCACCTAGCTCCCTGTTAATGCTGCATCTTTTGATGAGCACTCAAACATGCAGCACACTTGTTGTGTGAGATTAAGATGTTCATGGGTGTCAAATTGACAGTTTATTAACCTTTAACTTGCCACAGTAATTTCACAGTACCTTGGCCAGTAATTTCTAGTATTTGTACACATGTATATTTAAGATTCAGTAATCATACAAATAATATTAGGCTGATGGGTCCAGTGGTATGTGAGATTATCtgcagacagatacacacacagacacgagcGCACACCAAACGCATGAGCCCCTCTGGGCTTATGCCCGGTAGAGATAATAAGGCCAGACTTCTGAACCATGTACTCAAGCCAAGCAAAGGCAGACACACTGTGTGACAACATAACTGCAGGTATCTAAGGACCTAATTAGGAAACAAAACTTAATGCTGTAGCTGTCAGAAACGTAAACATAAAAATAGTGTGAgaactgttaaataaatgctGGTGTAGTCCAGGCctgtttaaaacacatttcataaagAAGGATTTCATTTCTACTGAAGTTTTGACTGTTCTGTCCAAACTGTTCCATCACGTGGAGTCCTCCTGATTGCAGAACAATTTCACTGTCTTTACTGTGTCTCCGTCTCCTGTTGAGAGACATAATAACTGAACCCACGACCACTTAAGTCTTCATTAATCTCACCGCGGCACTGTGTGCAAATAATGATACCAGTGAACTTTCTTTTAATCAATGGAGCTTTGATGGGGTCACTCCATCACCAATGAAACAGCATCACCCATTTATGTGCTGAATAGCACTCCGGAGAGGGAGAGGCATTCAGCCATTCAGACCGCTGTCCTATAGTCCACTAATCTGGTGTTCAAGGATAaacttagaaaaaaaagaggaagaaaaagaggaaaaaaagggtaCTTTATCAGGCTGTATACGATTCAGCATATACAACCCTTAAAGAAAGTATTTGgtaaaaaagaataattttatcttattttggcaataattttattaaattaaattaaattaaattaataaattaattaaatttattttatttatgcaaGTTAAATgcataatgtaaaataaataaaaataaaacacagtacCACCCGCCAATGGCTTTTATGATATAGATAAATGGGTTATTGCGTAACTGTCACATTTCTCTATTATCTAAAATTACTGTAGTTAATTTAGTTGACTATAATATAATCTTATGATGAATATACTTGCCATAAATCCATCCTCTCGCCTCCCCTGGTCTTATTAAAAGTTGCAGTGGTATTAAAGTGAGCAGCGGAGCCGACATCAACATTTCATATCAACACAGGAACTTGAGAGGTGAAACGTGACTGCGTTTAGCAGGATGGGTGTATTGAAAATGTGAAGCATCTGTAGCATTGATGTTGTCAACATTACCTTGTCTGCATCCACCTTGCCTCGTACGAACTCTGACCTCCAGAACTGCAGTGCTTGCTCCAGAGAGAGGCCGATGCCTTTCAGGAAGAGGCCGTACTGCATACGACCGCCATGGCGGAGATGGTGGGTCTCTCTCAGGTTCTGGTGGAGCTGCCTCATACAGAGCGGGAATGACTTTCCTGAAAGCTGGAGGCAAACGCTGTTGTGACTAACATGCAGATGCAGACTCCTGTAATATATCTGTACTCTAAGTATCTATTTTAATTCTCACTGAATGTTTCTTATCATTAACTCTATATCTTGTTTTTCTGAGGGGCTCATGATAAACATAATGTGAAGTGACTGATCAAAAGTTTTCACTTTCTATTCATTCCTAGCTTTCTGCCAGAATTACGGCACAGAATCACAACACAAATCCCAtttcttctttccctttcaCACAATCCATCCCCAAGCAAAATGGCACCTTGAGTTTGACATTTCAAGAAGATGGTCAGTGCAACTTACCGAATCAATTTGTTCCAAGGAGATTTTCCCAACATTCTTCTGGATGCTGTAATCCTGTCCCACATAGGCATGactaaaatgtaagaaaatatatatatatatatatatatatatatatatatatatatatatatatatatatatatatatatatatatatatatatatatatatatatatatcaggactgtgaaaaataacactgaatttCTTTAGTGCTATTAATGCAGTTTTAGAAGCTATCAGGGCTGCTTATATTAGATGGACATCTTTCCTCAAAGTAATCAAGTCTTTTTGATAGAAAATAAGGTCAAGACCAGAcacaataattaaaattaaaaaaaaaacttaagtaTCATACATCCCCTGTGACCTCCTGCCAAACAAACTAAAATCTGTTAAGCTGCTATCGGTAGATTTTTAAGTCGATGACTTTGGCAACCCCTAGAGTCCCACATTGTGTTCCCCTTACTATAGAGATTACTGGCCTGCCCACTAATCTCCACAACCTGCCCACTAATCCCCATCAACTATCAGGCAACATGGCTTCTTCCACCCCTATATTCATGCTCTTACTTTAATCTAAAGTAAGATAAAGACCCTCAGTGTGTTCTGAGTCGCTCTCCTTTTGTTATTGAAGCTGAAGTCTGCTGCTATTAAGGCACTGTTCAATGCGAACTCGTGTGCTGATTCACATTAACTTTCAATGATGAACAAGGTTTTTACAATAAGGCATGTACAGGAGGTGCAGCCTTAGCAGCAGAAGTTAGCTGCAGTTCTGTTTGATCAAACATGGTAACTATAAAAAATTGCAAAGGAGGGCTGAAAAAAGAGGACGCAGTTTTAGTTGAGTGCTCCAGGAACAGGCTTGTATTGCATTCTGGGTGAAGTCTAACCTTCAAAGTCATCAAGATAAGCAATAGCTTTTACTGCATCATTGGTGTGTTTATGGAAAAACATCTGCACTGTGTCCACATCACGGGCTCTGATCACAGTTGCTCACACTATAAAAATAAGTAAGTATCCCGACCATATGGAATGAGGCTCATGCAGGGTGCACCACTGGGCTCCAATTAATCTATTATTTTAACcaggaaaatgcatttttttacaAAACTGATCATGAATCAGTGAAGTAATATGTGAAAAGCATGGCCCCCACTACTCAAAAAACAATCTTGCCCACCAATGCAGAGTATCAGAGACTGCAGGGGGGACAATGCACATGGTGCATGCTTCTGATGACTTGAAGACTGAGTACCATTAACAATAGGAATAGATGATGTTGCACACGAAGAGCCAGGCACCACAAGTTCACACATTTGGACTTGTCTACATGGACAGATTGGGTTTACTCAGACAGCCACAAACCTTGAACGCTCTTTCATGCCAAAGATTAATCCTGCTAAATCTCTTCTCCAACAGAGTCCTGGAAAAGTGGCAGCAAAGTTATTAATCTCACTGCTTACCTGAGGTGGTTAAGGAGCGGTTGGAGCCGTTCATCAGAATGCACTGCTGGTAACGAACGGGCTGTCAGCTGCCGAAGAGATGGAGGTCACATGAGTAATGGTAAATAGTGCTGGTCAGAGGACTAGAACAGCTGCAGGTTAAGTGAAGGAAAGATTAACTACTACACAgaacaaataattaaaatggGCCAAGAGTGCATTCACTCCAAGGGTCCATGTCCAGAGATctgataagaagaagaaaaatagtGACTGCTTTAATTCAGACTGAAAGGACACTTATCAAATGCTTGCTTAAAATGTTAAAGTTTGTTGCATGAAGTTATTTTACTCTGCACCTTCTCTCACAAGCGATCTGTCTCTGACACTGAACTGTGATGCTTCTAAGAAATGATCAACTGGGAACCTTCCAGCTACCTGAAGAGGCCTCGTTACGTGTGGACTGCAATGTGTGGCTGCAGATCGATTAGAGAGCAGAATCTGTGTCATACAGCTCACATACATGAGATGACCGGATTTGTAGTATTTGCCTAAAGGCTTTTAGTTTaaagtgtgtttcatgtgacCAATGAAACACTTTGAAATGTATGATAGGACGACAACCATGAGTCCTCCCTCTCGCTTATAAAGAAAGATGTAACACGGAGGAGACTCCTCACTCTTATTTCGTCCCACTCCTGACCCCTTTTGGCACCCCTTTTCTTCTTACTTTCCACATTTCTTTTATACTTTCAGAAAAGGTTTCTGGAAAATTGATAAAATCTCCCTTTACAGACTCTTTTTATCTGATATTACTAATTTGAGGTAAGGCCCCTTGCATTTCTAACAGTTCTCTAAAAAGTCAGATATGCTAATCTATATCCCCCAAATGAGAGAATAGTATTGGGATTGTTAGAAATCATGCGACCGGTGTTCTCTATAGGGAGGGATATGCTTACGTTGGTGCAGTGGTTCCCTGTCAGACATTAGCAGGAGGCAAGACCCCTGAAAACATATACTGATTTCATTGGTAATCATAAGCTactgtgttcttgttattgCTGATTTCAATGATTAGAGACACCAGGCAAAGCATTCCATTCACCTTACAGATCCATTAAGCCTGACAACCTAACTAATAGACAGGAGACAGCGTAGTGGCCATAGGAACACTAACAGGGAACAGTGAAATAGCATCAAACCAATGTGGATGGGACTTCACTGGAAGCATTCGATTTTAAAggcaaacaacaaaactgtaTCTGAGTTGATTTAAAGAATTAGTACTTCAAACTCCAGGAAGAAACATGTTCACTTATTGAGAATCGAGTTTTTTTGGAACCACATGACCCAAattcatcaaaaacatgtgAACAATTTCACCATGAAAACTCCCTCAGCTGTAAAACAGCGctgatgactgatgactgacttGTCATCAAATGATCATAAATCATACATGGTGACATCAccctgaaacatctgcagcataTGAAACAACTGTCAGCCCCATTTAAGCCTGAAGTTTGGATTTCACCGCCTGTCTCCGCCTGAACACgtatttcaataaaatgtgatcCTTTTCAGCTGTGAGTCTGACTGAATTTCTTTATGTAAGAGCAAACATACAGACGTACGCACATCCATTCCCAACAAAAAGCTTCAGTCTAACTGCTTTCTAAACATGACTCTAATCAGCACCAAGCCGAGCACTTCAAGATCCGTCttacaaatgcacaaaaacaacttaatataccatatttctgttttttcctgctgaaaTGAACATCCAACCAATAACAGGAGTCATATGGAGATGCAGCTTTCAATTTCATGCCTttttaatgacacattttctgctATGTCCCCTTGCTGTCCCCAGTGGAGGACCATAACCATTATAGTAACACGGAAACAGTCACAATGGCACGGTTACAAAGTTTGGGAGCATTATTTCATTCCAAAGTTAGTGGTCCGGATAATTACCAGGAAAATGGGAGAATGGCAGAAGTGGAACACGttgctctttttatttgttttcttttctaatttGGAAAAGATGTTCCTGTCTGTCCTATGATTGAGGACATGTGTTCAGGTTAAAGCAAATCAACCACACATTTCCCGCTATGTCATCAGTAGTACAGAGGCAATGACTTTCCTAACTACACCAAGAACAACACAGTTAGTCTAATGGAATGGATTCTACAGTCCGGCACAGATTCTTCATCTAACTTGCAGTTAACTGCTAACTTACTTCTGAGAAATGAAAAGCACATAATAAGAGCAGCAGGTTAAGGTTTATGCAACCAAGTTACTCTGCATGCAAtcaaacatatttcatttgccACTAGTGAGTTTGAGATGATTGCTTCAATTTCCCATTAGTCATTTTACTGGCTAAACAGAGAACAAACAACTGTTTGTCATGACAGACGTAACCAAGAAGCACATTGACTCAACGTGACAACTCAGTACAAATACAAGGGGCAAACAACATAAAACCACACAACGAAAATGGACCTTTGTTCCAGCTGATGAGTCTTCTATACACAGATCAATGAACTGCCACTTCCAAAGTAGACTCAAACAGCTACTTTGGAAAAGCTTTACATCTGGTGTTGCTTTTCACAGAGTGCTTATTAGCTATACAAAGCAAACTAAAGAGGGATGCACATGTGTCAGTGCATATGTACTAGAACTATACCAATTTACCGTACCGGCCAGTGTTAGCTTATTGCAGCTACATCTGTCCATGTATATGTTGGCTCTTTTATGTTTTAGCTCTTTTAGAAACATCGTCACCACGACAGAGTTTGTCGCCCAGTGGGcattttggagcattccacaactttcgcAGTGTTTTGCTGCCCTTAAACCTATGGATTGAATGAACCCTTCTCTTTTGTGGCACATGCAGAAGTTACAGCAACTGATACACGTTCTCTATAGCAAACTGGTCCTCTTTAGTCTGTCGGCAACTGTGGATCTGCAACGGAATGTCAGACATCTTATCAGGGTGATCTGGTCGAACAATCATGGCTGTGACACAACCAAAAATTGAGGCCCATCTTGAGCAGAAGGTGGACACAATTACACAGATCCCTCATACTGATCCTGTTCTGCAGAGTGTTGTGTATACTTCATGCTTCCTGCCTTGATTGTGAAGACAACATGGATCAGACTCCGGAAActgtcaactttttttttctgcaaggCTTCACAATGTTCTTCTAGCAATGCTTTTTCCAATGCAAATTTTCTCTTTGCCACTATAATCACAAATCTGTAGCACAATAAAAATCCAGCAATGCTTACATGATTACTTCTGGTATACAACTCACACACTGATATCCCATATAATCTGCATGTAGTCAGATTAAAAAGGAGATTTCATACAGAACAGAAATGATTTGCAGGTCTTTGggcatattttgtcatttcctctctATATTGTAGATTTCCTGCACCTCATCAATAGAACAAATCTATTCATAAACTATTGAGTGCCACTGCCTATGGTTGTTGAGTGTGCTTGTGCCTGTTCCCTAGTCAGGACCCCTTAACGCGATGTAACTGAACCATGGTTGTCTCCTCACATGTATTATAAAGAAGGCCTCTGGCTCCCAAAACATCATATTCCATGTCCCTGAGGGCATTCAATGCAATGCACAAGCGTGCTGATATCACgccttcacccccccccccccccccccccttttgaaaaaaaaaaaaaaacatcatgccTGCAGGGAAAACAAGCACTTTCAGCTAGCCGACCGCACTCTTCCCTCCAGACATTTAATGtcatgtgtgcatatttgttcCCCTCATTCGAACCCTGCATTTCTCCAGCTTCCCTCGGGGGACTGAAGGGAACAACCACGATTGCAATTTAGTAATTTGCCTTATGGAATGAGGCGTAGTATATGgacaaaatgcatttacatAAAGTGCATGTACATGGAGTGGATATAACACAAATCCTTGTACAATAGAGCGCAAAGTGAGGCTGTGTTGAATCTATTGATTTAAAGTCCAGTCCAAGCACATTCTACACACATAAAGCTACATTTATGCTATATGTTTATACCATGAACTACAGCAAAGTATGCCTGAAGCTGTCATGTTCttctcattcattattcatcctCTCCAAATCAGTGAACAGTTGCAAACACTTACTGCAAGGGCTTTAGACAGCCGAGTGCGGAAATCATTCAGAACAATGGTGACAATGTCCTGGTGAGGGATGTACACGTAGCCTGCTTTGAGATACACCTTCCTTGATCGCACTAGATCCAGGGCGTCTTGAAATGGAacctttaaaagaaaagttaTAAGGAAAAGAAGTTAAATTGAAATGATGAAGACGATGGCGAGTGACAGGATGCTAAAACCAACGATTTGCCCTTTGTCAGTTTGGGTGCTTAATATATGATCCAAGGATTTATACTGTGATGTTCAATAAAGTGAGGGTGATGATTTACATTCTCTCAACAAATAAGACTGTCAGCAACAGcgataaaatgtaaatttaaagtCAAGTAGCAGGCCATGACTTCTTTCCCCTTTGCTTTTGTGAACAGACAAAACTGTAGACTTAAATCCTTTCAGCTGTGAAAGGCCATGACGGTGATCTGACAATCAGCCAATTACTTCGCAGACTGTTTATTCATACTGATTTAAGAGACTTCCTCACTTCGTGAACGTTTTGTGATTTAACAACATTATGTCTAAAGATTTCTTTGGAAGTAAAGCAAGAAACTCGGACACAGAGTGGAAATTCTACTTTTGAGAGAGCATGAATTCTCCAATAAGTTGATTTAAACTGCCTCAGGGACcaatatttgcacatttattttgtatcatACGATGAGCTCTCTCCATCTGCAAAATATTGGCCCCGCAGGCGGGCAGGAGGTGAAGCACTAATTAGAATTAAGCAGACAAATCAGTCCTATACTTGAATGTaatatatgttttatttctaaaaagaGACTGGGCAGTCCACTGCCCTGCTTGAGTGGTACTCTTGGGCAGGTTTGGATAACAATGTAAGGGTGACACTAATGATAAAGATCATTTGGTAATTAGTCCAACAAAAGGCAGAAGTTACAACAATCCAAAcccaaattaattaatttacaaCACATCATTTGTGGCCAAAAGGATACAAGTTTTTCTGTAAACTGTACCaattcattttgtcattgtgGAAGACTGTGAGTGAGTTGTTAGATGAAGACGCCTCTGAATGGGACCCAAACTATGTTAATGGTACTTTGCTTAGATTTCGCCCACTATGTGAGAATTAAAGAAATCTAAATGGTAGAATAATGTTGTATGTTGTATAGCAAAACATCCGAAATGAGCACTTAACATTCTTAGTAACTCACTTTGTAGAAGTCCTGGTCCTCCACAGTGATTCCACTGACGGCGTAACTGGAGTTGACAAGTTTATCCTGCAGAGACTTCTTCTCATCAAGGCTGATCTGAAAAGTTATtgatgaggaagatgaattTCAGTGAGGAGTTGCAAGGCCAGAACTGTGTCAGTGTTAATATGGTGAAGACTGAGGCTCACAGAAACCAAAGATACTGATCTTATCAGGTGAATGCACTGTTTTCATCCTGGCTTGACACATAATTTCTTGATGAgttattaaataaattattttgtcatttttcctttGAAGTATTGACCTCGATTCtatgaaaacatgctgcagtgctTTCCTTAGGGACTCAACAGAGAAACTAAGATAGATAgatctagatagatagatacatttCTAAACACACTGCTACTAAACATACTGTAATTATTCACATGTGAGCAGGATTACTGTAACTGTTAGACAAGagtatttttgtacattttaccAAAAAACCCTAGTCCAAGAAAACAAAGTCTTTCAACATTACAACTTTCTAATCACCATTCAAGGAAACCTAATACTTGTGTGTCCTGTTACAGTTAGCCAACAGCGCCATCTAGTGAAAATACAACTGAACACATGTTATTGGAGACAGTTTGCTGGCTTGGAAACGTAAAGCACGATATTAttcactgaaatgcaaaaaggGTGAGGCGTCAGCTTTAAAATAACCTTACTGTCCCACCCTTTcttatgttttccttttctattATCCACCGATCTGTGTCAGCTTCTTGGTCTGTCATATCTGTGGTTTATTCTACAGTCACTACAAAGCCAGAGGAGAAACGACAAAGATAAATATTTATCTAAGTTACAATGTTTATCTGCATTAAAGTAGAAAATAGGGTTCAGAAAATGTAACTCACCGCTTCATACTGCAGATTGTTTCTGTGAAGAAACtccagcttttgttttgaagacaGGTCGTTGAAGCGGAAGCGGAAAAGATCAACTTCCTGTTGTATGAACCACCGTCTCAGGTCCTCCCTTTAAGGTGCCATTGGAAATAAACATTTCTTCAGTCAccttttttaattctttttttatgtgacagCAAATATTCTGAAACTACTGACTTACGTTTGGCAGTAGGCAAGTCTGAGGATGTAGTGGGAGATATggtcctttcttcttttctcataTTCATTTGGTCCACTCTGAGGTTTTCTGTCATCCTTAATGGGTTAAAGGAggtacaattttttttttaatgacgcACTTGTTTTCATTACTCACTAGTACTTCATTACTTTTGTTGTCTTCTTGGGTATTATTCTATTTGAGAGGTAAAATCAAAATGCcagattttttaaattgagTTTCGATGGTATGTTCGGTATTCTATTTTCTAAACTGCAGTCATGTTTACAATAGCTATATGCAGTCTTCCATTCATTTAGGCTATAGTACTTCAGCTTTCTTTTGGCAAGTAAGCAGCCAACTTCATCCCAACATCTTCCGTATTAGTGACTGCATCTTTAATGTTCTGAAACTGCCATTTACATTATATAGTAggtgttttcatgtatttctgtTTTGCCTATCAGTCAGCTGCACGActataaaataatttaatttcaccTGGTTTGTAATGTCCAACAATGTCAGCAATTCAGTCAATTTAGTTTGTAGTTCTACTACAAATTAATTTTATGCTCACTTTGAATTTGTTCGTGAGTTAGTGCATCCTTTAAGATAAGTGACCCATACAGTGGGCAACAAGAATCGTAGAGTAAAGAcgtgacatgacatgaaaatgtacataatctatttttttttacttttggcCTTAGCTTTGAATTGGCATCATTTTTGAGGCTGCAGCAACTTTCTccaaatggaaatgttttgggccATGCCGGTGCATTTGCACTCATCGGCCAACATAGCACTGTATGCCGAAAATTACAAGAGTGAGGGTCTTCGTCTGCATGCCAGGTGCCCTGGCCACTTGTTAGTGTCTCTGACCTAATGCAGTCCAAACATTACACAAAACTTAGTGCCAAGTCTGAGCTCAGTATAATGCAACATAGTTCAACAGCACAATTCTGTCAgtctgcattagttttagctgggggtacctaataaactggatGTAGATGGAGAAATAACTTTGTAAGAGCTGGTGTTTAactacacagagacagacttcTGATGTGCGTCATGCTGATCATACTTACAGCCTCGGGTCTGTAGGGAAAGTTCAGGGCTTTAAACTCGCTCTCCAGTTTCTTTGTGTACTGCTCTGACTGTTTCACGTGGCTCACTCCCGCATTCTCAACTGTCTTCAGCACTGCAGTGGAGTTATAAAAAGACAAGTTATCATGTGCTTTTGAGCACAGTAAAAATGTTCTTCATAACAACAGACAGGACACTGTTTGCAGAACATTTCATAATTCAAACTTCATTAGACCAGGGTCTTACATTTCAGTCTCTCCACAGCAAACATCTCAAATTCACTGAGGGAGATGTTTTCAAGAGGAGGCTGCCCGTAGAACTGCAGAGCATGTGCATAGAGCTCCGTCTGAGAGTTGCTAATCACCTTCCTCCTTCTGCCAGAAAACTGCATCGCTCCTGATggtaacagaaaacagaaatgttgttaATAAAACATGATACGGTGTCACCACGGTGCTGGCATCTGAGGAGTAAAGCATGGTGTATTGGAGAACAATTGTGTGATTTAAATTGCATGGATTGCAACAAGTAGCAATCCATTGACCCTATTTGGTCTGACAAGTCAAGTGATGTTTTGGTCCTCTttaccaaaacaaaagcattaagTTACTGTCTAATCTGTTATTTACTTTGTGCCATTAAGGAAGTGGCACCTTGTATAACTTAACATGTGTCCCCATAACATTAACAGCAGATATGGTATATCGGCTGATTAAAAATTATCACCATAGCAGCCCAGCTGTTACAGACtatataaaaaagaagaaagaaactaTTCAAGCAGAGGGCATTTTCTACCtgtcaaaatatgttttatttgcagtAACTTGACTAGAAAGCTGTCTAAAGTAAACTCCATAT
It contains:
- the prim2 gene encoding DNA primase large subunit, whose protein sequence is MQFSGRRRKVISNSQTELYAHALQFYGQPPLENISLSEFEMFAVERLKLLKTVENAGVSHVKQSEQYTKKLESEFKALNFPYRPEADDRKPQSGPNEYEKRRKDHISHYILRLAYCQTEDLRRWFIQQEVDLFRFRFNDLSSKQKLEFLHRNNLQYEAISLDEKKSLQDKLVNSSYAVSGITVEDQDFYKVPFQDALDLVRSRKVYLKAGYVYIPHQDIVTIVLNDFRTRLSKALALTARSLPAVHSDERLQPLLNHLSHAYVGQDYSIQKNVGKISLEQIDSLSGKSFPLCMRQLHQNLRETHHLRHGGRMQYGLFLKGIGLSLEQALQFWRSEFVRGKVDADKFDKAYAYGIRHMFGKEGKRADYTPYSCMKVILSNPPSQGDHHGCPFRHSDPELLKQKLQFYKVSPSGISQILELVKGMHYQLACQKYFELTHNIEDASFSLNHPNQYFIESQRVLGGGKDIKREADTPQRSQETAGSRGSSSAREAAANASQGLAEMTEELDSFFQDA